In Streptomyces capitiformicae, one genomic interval encodes:
- a CDS encoding STM4013/SEN3800 family hydrolase, whose amino-acid sequence MNEVVGRDDLLLLTLDTLRYDVAVELTAAGRLPNLAARLPGGTWERRHAPGSFTYASHQAMFAGFLPTPAAPGPHPRLFAGRFAGSETTAGRTFVFDSPDLVTALAEHGYRTVCIGGVGFFNKRGALGNVLPGLFQESHWEPEFSVASPTSFESQVARAERVVAELPAEQRLFLFLNASALHQPNWFHLPGATREAGDSLVTHAAALEYIDRHIGRLFAAMSSRRRCFAIVCSDHGTAYGDDGYTGHRLGHETVWTVPYSHFFLEASA is encoded by the coding sequence ATGAACGAGGTCGTGGGCCGCGACGACCTGCTGCTGCTCACCCTCGACACCTTGCGGTACGACGTGGCCGTCGAGCTCACGGCGGCCGGCCGGCTGCCGAATCTGGCCGCCCGTCTGCCGGGCGGCACCTGGGAGAGGCGGCACGCGCCCGGCAGCTTCACCTATGCGTCGCACCAGGCGATGTTCGCGGGCTTCCTGCCGACCCCGGCGGCGCCCGGACCGCATCCGCGGCTGTTCGCGGGCCGGTTCGCCGGCAGTGAGACGACCGCGGGGCGCACGTTCGTCTTCGACAGCCCGGACCTGGTGACGGCGCTCGCCGAGCACGGCTATCGCACGGTGTGCATCGGCGGTGTCGGCTTCTTCAACAAGCGGGGAGCGCTCGGGAACGTGCTGCCGGGCCTGTTCCAGGAGAGCCATTGGGAGCCGGAGTTCTCGGTGGCGTCACCGACGTCCTTCGAGTCACAGGTGGCCCGCGCCGAGCGGGTCGTGGCCGAACTGCCCGCCGAGCAGCGGCTGTTCCTGTTCCTCAACGCCTCGGCGCTGCACCAGCCCAACTGGTTCCATCTGCCCGGCGCCACCCGCGAGGCGGGCGACAGCCTGGTCACGCACGCGGCCGCCCTGGAGTACATCGACCGGCACATCGGCCGGCTCTTCGCCGCGATGAGTTCCCGCCGCCGCTGCTTCGCGATCGTCTGCTCCGACCACGGAACCGCGTACGGCGACGACGGATACACCGGGCACCGGCTCGGCCACGAGACCGTGTGGACCGTCCCCTACAGCCACTTCTTCCTGGAGGCGTCCGCGTGA